In Labrus bergylta chromosome 5, fLabBer1.1, whole genome shotgun sequence, the genomic window AAGTATTTGATAAATGTCAGCTATCATCACTCCCCACCCCTTATTCAAACCATGTTTTCCTCCCGCAGCTCCAGCCATGTGTTTGAACAAGTGAAGGCGCGTGATCTGTCATAATATTTTTGTGGCTATTATCAGAAACTGACACTATAAAGTATGACCTGAATGCCTCCTGTACTAAGAATAAGATgcgaaagaaacaacaaaactcACAGAAAATAAGGATTCAAGTGCATTCAGGAAGTTTTTGACCAGAGTTCTTAGATGACATTCATGGGAAATGCTTTGGTGAGTCAGCAAATTGCATAAGCAAATATTGATCTTATGTGTATTTACATATCCTGTGTATGGTTTCTGAATGTGCTTCTGACTAGCTGCAGGCGGTGCGTGACCGGCGCCCCGCCTCTTTAGAGCCAGGGATGCAAATAGTACCTGAGCAGGTATCATTTTACACCTGATCCTTCAGGCAAAGAGGAACAGTCATCAGATCACAGCAGCTCTTTTACAATGAAAGCCAGACAACAAGCTTTGTCAGCTGAGATACATCGACCATAGCATTCAATAGGACCAGTCAACCGATCTACGCCACCACCACTGACACACAGCTATGCCCATTGCGGAGCTTTTGGGAGTCCAGTTCGACATGCAGCTGCTGTTGAAACTGAGTCTCTCCGTGGCTGGCGTGCTGCTGGTTTCGTGGGCCTTCAAGTTTTACAGCTCCAGGGATGCAAAGAAAACTCCGCTCTCTGTTAAGGACAACAAAGAGCCAGGAAAGGCTAAATGCCAAAACTGCAAGACGACGCTACGATGTCAAAGCTTACCAAACTGTGAAACGGACAATGGGGGTAAGCGATCCAAACCTTCCCACAAAGATCACCTGACGCCCGGCAGCACCAAAGAAACGACAACAGAAACTCATCTATGCCGAGCTGAACAGAGTGAGGATGCATTTAGTTTGTCAAATAGCGACCAAAATATCAGCATGAAAGAGGAGCTACTCACTCTTCAAAAGCAGGCAGAGGATGCCACCAGAAATATTTCATTTGGCTCTGCTTTGAACCTTCCTCATCCAACAGAGAGTGGGATGGCCAGTACAACGGGACGCCGCTCTCCTTGCTTTCTGCAGAAGCTGGAGGGCAGTGTGGGTGTGAGCAGGGAGTTGAGGCAGGACTTGGAGCGCCAGGGGGCCtactccagcttcctctccAAGGCAGAGATCAAAGTGGAGGATGCTAACGTTGTgctggaaggaaaaaaagactGGGTTGTGCGCGGAAAGATATATGATTACTATGTCGAGTCCTCCTCTCACTCTATTACTGACTCGACTACAGCACCGGGTCAGTTTGAGAGGAGCTCTGAATCACAGCCAGTGGAGTTTAGAAGTTGTAGCACAGATTCTCCCTCCTTGAGCCCCATTATTATGCGTGATCTGGTTCTACCACAAAGCACTGCTGACGATCCTTCCTCTCTGCGAAGTCCTGAGCTGAGGCACCCTGCAAGGCCTCCACTCCTACGCAAGGAGAGCTATCTGTCTGCAGCTGAGCAGTCTGAACTTCCCATCCCCTCTCTGGCATCAAGCGCCTCAACTCGAATGACTCACTCTCTGACCTCAGCCAGCAATGAGTCCATCACTGTTTACCACATGATCTTTTCCTCTACAGAGAGCAGTGTGAGTGAGGCAGCCGATCCAGAGACAGTAGCAGGGGCTCCATTTTTACACCTTCCAGCACTTGACGCTGCAGATTTGGAAAGCCTAAAGAGTAAACTTGATCTGGGTAACTGTTTGGAGACTCTGTGCCTGGCAAAGAAACACGGCGAGGCGTCTGTGCAGCGAGCAGCCCTGGGAGTCATGTCAGACAACTACCTCCAGGTGCTCATGGACCCCAACCTTTACGGGCGGCTAATGGCTGATGAGCGGGAGCAAATCAGGAAGCAGAGAATGAGAGGAAGGAGGTTTGTAATGGTGGCAGATATGGATCCTCAAGACTGGGCACAAAACACAGGAGGGCAGACggcagaaacagagcagaggaggacatCCAGTGCAGTGTACTATTATGATGACTACAAAGACGCCTGGCACACACTCTGCCCGATCCCTCAGGAGGTCATCTCTAAAGCTTGTGCCATGTGCACAATGGATAACTACTTATATGTGGCAGTGGGCTGCCAAGGCACAGACAGAGAAATGACACCCTCAAAGCGGGTGTTTTGCTACAATCCTTTGACATCAATTTGGAAAGAGATCAGCCCTATGAATGTAGCCAGGCCCCGCTGCAAACTGGCTGCTCTGGAGGGCTACATTTACGCCATTGGAGGGGAGTGCCTCTCCTCGGTGGAACGCTATGACCCACGATTGGACAGATGGACATTTGTGGCCCCGCTGCCAAATGATACATTTGCTGTAGCTCATCACGTCACAGTGTGCAACGGGGAGCTCTTTGTTTCTGGGGGAACTCTGAGGTATATGCTTCTGCGCTACAGCCCCAAAACCAACACCTGGAAGCCAGGTCTGTTAGCAGCAGGCAAAGACAAAACAGTAGATATGGTGGCAGTGGGGAGATTTTTGTACCGGTTTGAAGTTCACCCTCTGCTGGGTCTCAGCGTGTATCGCTACCATACAGTGGCTCGACTGTGGTACAAGTGCAGCTTCAACCGTATTCTGCATTGCCCTGTTTTCCATTGTACCACGATGGACGACACAATCTACTGCGTCAGCCACCAGTTCACCATGAGGTTTGGGGCTGATGAGATCTCTCCAGGTTTTACAGATGAGAATTTGAGTGTCCTCTCTGCAGCTAAGGGCATCCTTTTCCCCTTTGTCCTTTCGCTCCCTGATAAGAAGCCTCGGCAAACCAGCGTGTAACAAGGACTCAGTTCTCCATCGATGATAAGATTAGGTGGTGATGGAGTATTCCTACAAGAGGACACTTTGCATCAAGTTTCTTGGAGTGGATTTCGCTTCTCTTGGTTTTACTTTCAACCTACGCAATGTTATTGCAAAATTTCAACCACTATGTTGTCATTTCTTTGAGCTTTTACAAAGATAACCTTTCCACAAAAAGACAAGGCTAGTGTTTCTtgtatagcttttttttttttggatcaggGAATTGCacaaagaaatgtgtgtttttaatgcctCACTCCCTGGCAGTAGATGTAAAATATTAGACTCTTAAACTACTGTTTGCTTAGATTTACGCAGGCTGTGCTGCCATGTAAATTGTAGCTTCTTTGATTTGCCACTCCTTCCTGccattaaactacttttatttcaTTCCAGATGCTTAACCTCTTTCGCTGTTAAGATAATTCATAAGTAAGTCTCAGAGTAAATGAGTTCATTCAACTCTAACATATTACAGAGAATGGGCAATGTAGTCATAATCTATCATAGTGCTGCACTATAGGCTGCATAATATAACTTACACAGTGGCCTGGATACAATGCAATTATCTACACTGGCTCTTTAAGTATGACAGGGTGTAAATGGGTTTGTCATACAGGATGAATACGAGAGCTTCTAAAAGCATGTGTTGCTACTTTTGAAACTCTTCCAAAAGATTTGcacctgcagttttttttttttttactgatgtaAGTCACCCTACTGGTagacagaaataaatatatttgtttaaatcttgtttttactgTACCAACTTAACCTATTTGCTGTGTTATGCATTGTTTTATAAACATCAGAGAAATATATGAATTTGTCATTCATTGAACAATATTCCATTATGACTTAATAATGGTGTCATGCCAAATGTCTATTCCAGTATTTATGATGAATAGGAAACAATCTTCCCACTTGGGGGTTATTTTTCTAAGTGTAAAGCAAATCATTAAGAATGGAAATAGGCGTAAGTGTGATACAAATATTAAATCCCTCAttgtttgcacatttgcacacaccATAATGAGGCCTT contains:
- the klhdc7a gene encoding kelch domain-containing protein 7A, yielding MPIAELLGVQFDMQLLLKLSLSVAGVLLVSWAFKFYSSRDAKKTPLSVKDNKEPGKAKCQNCKTTLRCQSLPNCETDNGGKRSKPSHKDHLTPGSTKETTTETHLCRAEQSEDAFSLSNSDQNISMKEELLTLQKQAEDATRNISFGSALNLPHPTESGMASTTGRRSPCFLQKLEGSVGVSRELRQDLERQGAYSSFLSKAEIKVEDANVVLEGKKDWVVRGKIYDYYVESSSHSITDSTTAPGQFERSSESQPVEFRSCSTDSPSLSPIIMRDLVLPQSTADDPSSLRSPELRHPARPPLLRKESYLSAAEQSELPIPSLASSASTRMTHSLTSASNESITVYHMIFSSTESSVSEAADPETVAGAPFLHLPALDAADLESLKSKLDLGNCLETLCLAKKHGEASVQRAALGVMSDNYLQVLMDPNLYGRLMADEREQIRKQRMRGRRFVMVADMDPQDWAQNTGGQTAETEQRRTSSAVYYYDDYKDAWHTLCPIPQEVISKACAMCTMDNYLYVAVGCQGTDREMTPSKRVFCYNPLTSIWKEISPMNVARPRCKLAALEGYIYAIGGECLSSVERYDPRLDRWTFVAPLPNDTFAVAHHVTVCNGELFVSGGTLRYMLLRYSPKTNTWKPGLLAAGKDKTVDMVAVGRFLYRFEVHPLLGLSVYRYHTVARLWYKCSFNRILHCPVFHCTTMDDTIYCVSHQFTMRFGADEISPGFTDENLSVLSAAKGILFPFVLSLPDKKPRQTSV